A window of Narcine bancroftii isolate sNarBan1 chromosome 6, sNarBan1.hap1, whole genome shotgun sequence genomic DNA:
ATGCAGAGAGTTGGAATCATTGCATTTGGAGTAGCACGAGGGTTTGAGGTGGAAAGGTCACGTTGCAGGACTGTGCCACCTCCTGCCCCGGGATGGGCTGACGTGGCGCAGCTGGTCACAAAGCGCGCCGGTCACAAAGCGCGCCATGATGGAGCTGCCCCAACGCCTGCTGCTGCCGCCCGTCAGTACCGCTGATGGCCACAGCTTGCCAGAGTCTGGGCGAAGCCGGCGTCGTCCAGGGCTGCCCAGCGCCCGAAGCCCGCGCAGTCCCAGCAAACCGCTGCACGGGCTTCAGGAACCAACTCTCCCAGGTCCTGGGCTGGAAGAAGGGGATCAAACAGCTGGCAGCAGCTGGGGAATCGCGGCCTGGCCGGGGCAAGGACACCATGTCAGAGCTGGGCTTAGGTAATACTAGTTTAGAGCAACACACTCAGTTTGGCCCAGTTAAAGAAGCTGGGTCAGAGCCAAGCATTCAGTTTGCTCTGGGCAAGACGGTGATGGTTGGTAATTATaaaatggagcaaacattcaaatCAGTGGGtctgaacatggtttcacaattATTTAAACAGCCTGAAGTTGATTCTCCCTCAGAAATGCCCAGTTCTGTGCTTGGTTTGGGCAAAAGATTAACACAGGTCCCCCATTCTACTACTTGTGACGGTGTTAGTTTAGGGCAGGTCATCCAGTCCACCGAGGGTGTTGGTTTAGGGCAGGTCACCCGGTGCACCAAGAATGAGGGTGTTGATTTAGGACCAGTCACCTATTCTATGAAGAGCGAGGATGTCAGCCAGATTATATTGGGTAAAGGTGGTGTTTTAAAACATCTCACCCAACCAAAGAATGTCATCCAGTTTTCCCTGAGTGAGCGTAGTTTAAAGGAGATCATCCAAACTACAGAGGGTGAAGGTGGAAGCTTGGAGCATGTTACCAAGTCTATGCAGCGTGACACAGATGTTTTAGACCAGGTTATGAAGTCAGTGTTGAGTAAATGTAGTGAGTCAGAGCAGATGTCCCAATGTAGTTTGGGTAAAAGTGATGCGTCAGACCAAGGTACCCAGCCTGTTATTAGTTTAGAAACAGAAGATCAGGTCCAGTTTGTTGTTAGTGATTACAAATCAGGAAGAGACATTCATCTTGCCCAAGGTAATGGCACTGTGTCAGAGCAGCCCAAGCCTCTGACAAAGGGAATGATCCTGACCACTGGTCCAAGGATTCAGAGTGCTGTGGGTTTGAAGCTGGAATTGGAAGAAGAGGTTCAGATGGTAGGGATAAGTTTTCCACTTGTACAACCCAACCTCAGAGCTATTCATCGAGCCTCAAAATCAAAGGAGCAGGTCAAGCCTATCCTACATCAAGATGTGCGATCAGCCTGGGATAAGAAATCGGAACAGTATCTACACCTCCCCTTGTTTGGGAGTAGAACCTCTAAGCAACAAATGCAGCCTTTCAAGTGCCAAGATGTGGAGTTCCCTAATTCCACTGAGAAAACAGGGTTAGAACAACAGATCTTTATGACCCTCACTCAAAATCTGAGTTACATCCCGGGCTTATATGATAGCCTGCACCTGGACAATGGACTGGGCTCACACCATGACACTTGCAGTCTACAAGATGGATCCCATCTTGATCCACATTCAGATAAAAGGGACTGGCCATCATTGCAAACAGTGCGAAAGCGTGCAAAATCATGCCCAGGCTCCCCAACGGAGAGGCGAAAGAGTAACAGAAGTAACCACAGTAATAGAGTGAGATTTGCTGATTCGTTAGGCTTGGAGTTAACTGAAGTCCGAAGCTTTGACTCATCAGAAGAACCATCTGTGCCAGCACACGTCCTGGCCAGCTTTGCTACCAAGGACCCCACGGAACACGTTAGATTGGTGCAGAGTTTCAAAATGGAGTTCACCAATCCCATGGATGATGAAAATTTCAATGAACGATTGAACAGCCAGAAGGTGTGCCTGGAAGCAGTGACAGAGTCAGATCTGGTTATCCATGGCACCATCCTGGTCTTAAACCTGGCATATCATAAAGAGGTGTCAGTCCATTATACCTGCACTGAATGGAAGCTTTTCACTGATGTTTCAGCGCAGTTTGAAAAAAGTGTTGAAGACAAAGTGGACCGTTTCACATTCACACTAAGTCCATTGATTCATATGCTCCAGCCAGGCTGCAGTCTGCAGTTTGCTATCAAGTACATTGTTGAAGGAGTAGAGTTCTGGGACAACAACAACAGTAGCAATTACAGGATGACATACCAGTCCCTTCAGGTCACTCTCCCCAGTGAAAACGAGGAAAAGACAGTCAATTTAGATTGACTGTCAGCAATTTGCATCCACCAAATTGACCCAGGCTACTGCAGGATGATCAGAATAAACTCATCAGCTTGGAGTCAAGAAATTCCAGAAATGCAGAAAGATCATCTGGAGAATGGGTTGGTTATTCTTCGAGTGAGATAATTGAATGACTTAAGAACGACTGAATCAGGATCCACTGCTGAGATTGACTGGAATTGGGAAGCAGCAGCACAGCCAATCCTTACtttctccaggaaaaacaaaatCATTCAAGCAATAATTGCATAGTGCAATTGAGTTAACACCCAATAATATTTGGCCATGAGAAAAGCATAGTCTTCCATGCTCGCATCATTATTGGTGCAAAATAAATGTTCCCTTGTGCACTCTAAGGTACGTTCCAGATCTGGGCATAAAGATGTCAGAAGTATTTTTGAACATTCAAGTAGAGAAGTTCGCCAAATCCTGTTCATGTGGGGAAATATTCTATGAAAATCAATTCTGACAAGTGTGATCATTAAACTGTTCATTGATACAGGGGCCTGTCACAATCATTATTGTACTGCAAAATTGTATTTGTTATATGAGGCAAAGTTTTTGTTTTTATGTATCTGGATTGAAACGCAAATTTGTgttctatttttaaaatgtttgcttgCACCAAATTTCACCCAGAAATTGAGAGAGGAATTCTGTCTAATGCACAATCAGCTTGCTTAATAATTTTTAAGGACCTGTATTGCATATGAAGATATTTGGAACTCATCAACTACCAGGCTGAGAATCTGTACTGCTTTGCAATACAGCCATTTGTTTTGTCCTTTGTCTATTGGAGACTTGAACAATCCATATGTAGATTTAGAGATTATTAGAATCATTTGCCAAGAATAATCTTTTCCAATGTACTGACCTGGCCAAAACTCAGTGCATTGTTCAGGTTTCCCAGTGATCTTATCAATCCTTTTCCCTTTGTACTGGTTAAGCTAGTATATGCCCTGTCTTTTAATTTTCCCAAACAGCTCTGTAACTGTAATTGGAAGTGCCCTGATAGTCAATCTCAATTACAATACAGCAGTTGTGTGATATGCTTTCAGAGAAGTTAGGATTGCTGAAtctccaaatttcttttgtagtCTTCAATAATTGAAACTTAATTTGTATTCCTGATGAATAAGCCAAGAGAAAAGATCCCAGGGACACTgtgtgactgatttttttttgttcactttTAAGAGCTATCTATTAGTCTGAATCCAGATAATTTATTTGTCATTGTCATCAAATATTCCATGGCATTCTCCTTAAAGTTTACACTTCTTAAAGACTTTTGTTTACCTAATACAAGTTAAAATTTGAATCACCTGTACATAAAGCAAGGAAAACATCTGCAGACTATTTATATTCTGGCAGAGACTGCACTTGGTTTTTCGTTCTTGCAGAAAATATGTACCAGGTCCTCAGGAGAGATTAAACTGTAGGATAATGTCAAGTTACTGATTGATAAATAGGAACACACATAACTGCAGACAGGCTGTCCTGCCTTATATTACATTTGAGATACAGGTACAAGCTAGCTTTGTGAGACAGCGTCCTTCTTCAGTTTTCACCAACCTTCCACAACTACTTTTGGGTGGTGAGTGGTTTTAACAGATGCCACAACTGTTTCTCCCTGTCATTCATGCAGcctggaaataaaacacaaaccaaatgcaatatcaacaaaaaaaatttgtCAAAAACAACATGTCAGTGAGTGAACAACTGGCCATTTCAGTTGTTGCAGTCTGTCAGAGAAGAAAGTTGCAATCTCAATATTCAGTCTGTTCCATTCAACCAACAGCAACTCATAAAGTGAAGAGTATTGGTCAAGACATTCTCAATCACAATCACCCTTTTTAAACTATGCAATCTGTTGGTCGAATGGCAGCAATGAAAATCCCTCAAACCTATTCTACATTCAATACAACGGTGGCTGATCCTGCAGTAAGTTCATTCTCATATTAACTTTTTTATCCCCTTGAAAATCAAAAATCTAACTTTGCCTTAAAGATATTTGGAGATAGTTGAAAAGACAAACATTCAATGAGAAAATAAAAAGCACAGTTAAATGGGCAATCCTTTTTAACAGTGATCCAGATTTCTAGATTGTCCTACAAAAAGAAATGTCTCAATCATCCATCCTGTCAAGACCTCTCAAAATCCTGTAGAAACAAGCCTAGACTGTCTCACCTTTCTTCCTGCAGAAACCCACCTCTTCCAGCTTTCTGTGTAATAAAAATCTGAACCTTTTCCAGCACATTTAcatccttctttaaaaaaagggaCCCAGTACTATGTATGTTACTCTTGATGTGATCTTATTAATCCCCCATGTAACCTAAGCATAACTCCCTAGTTTTGTATTTAATTCCCATCAAAATAATAACATCCAATAAATTATCCAATTGCAATTACTGCATGCTCCCTTTTTGTGAATCAGTGCTGTGACAAAAAGGAAAGTATGTATCTTCTACAATCAGGAAATGAAATATTAACAGATAGAAAAAAGTGATTATTACCCAAATGAGTGTTAGCAATAAGATTAATGCCTCCTTCGAAATTTATGTCTTCATTATAAACAGGACCATCATTCCACATCAGGTCAAAACCTCCGACCTGCTTCTCTTTTCCAGAGAGTCTGAAAAACATAGCCTTTTAAGAATATGGTATTCCAACAAAGAGCCATACATCCCACATATCTACAAATATCTTATTCAAGCAATCTTTAATTAACATTATTATACACCTACCTCAGCTCTGTACCATTCCTTTCTTTGGGATTAGCCAAAAGGCCTCTATCCCCTAGATTGGACCTGCAACATCTACAAGAACGACGGCAGATGCACATTTCTGTTCCACTGATAGTGAGGCAACACTCATACTAGATATGTTAGCTATCAGtaagatgatttttttaaaacctaaTGACTAAAAAAAACATCCTCTCCTATCCAAAACCATGGTAGTTATTGATTTCATTCTTACTGGCTGTCTGCTGTCTTCTGTGGCTGTGCAGGGTCAGAAGAGCTAATGACACTTGgcagttcctgaagtctacagGACCCACCTGAGAGAGCCTAATTGGGAAGCTCCAGTATTGATCATAATGGGCAAGATGGAACTGAAATAAGGAAAATGGTGATCATTTTCAAGGAGATGACACATTATAAATCTATAGTTGATCTGTTTTACAGGAACTAACCACTGGAAGGGTGTAAATTTTTACTGATTCTGGAAGTCACAGTTGCTTAATAATAATGACATGTTTGGGAAAAACAATTCCAATCCACACTTAAAAAACCAAATGCACTTCATTTATTCTCATAGAAAACACAATATGCATACTAGTAATCCAAAATAAGTCAGATAATGGTGGAACTGCTTAGGTTAAGGAAactctgatgaaaggtcattattctgaaatttttgcttccttttctgcagatgctgcctgatcttctgagtacaggtagtccttgacttccgaCCTATGCGAGTTACATCCACCCGCACATacaaccaattttaaaaaaatctttattaaaactactgtacaagtatatattttgtattaaaagtacagtATACAGTGGTCCCCGCTCCCTGtggcagcccaaagtccccaATTCCTtttggcagcccgaggtccctgttTCCCACGACAACCTGAGGTCCCTGTGTCCCATGGCAGCCTGAGATCCCCATTCCCAAACTTACGACCAAATcagagttacaaccaatccttcggtCCCCATCACAGACATAAGTTGGGGACTAACTGTATTTCCAGAGTATTGTAACGggataaattaataaaatatctttaaagggggaataagattaggtagttgtttcatcttgtattcgtatgtgtgagttcttaagaccatacatggatgaaggaaaaggttctttactttgaaATTGATATGTACAGCACCATGAAGCacgaggctgcaagtctccattatagCTCTTCAtactgtgtcagc
This region includes:
- the ppp1r3da gene encoding protein phosphatase 1, regulatory subunit 3Da — encoded protein: MATACQSLGEAGVVQGCPAPEARAVPANRCTGFRNQLSQVLGWKKGIKQLAAAGESRPGRGKDTMSELGLGNTSLEQHTQFGPVKEAGSEPSIQFALGKTVMVGNYKMEQTFKSVGLNMVSQLFKQPEVDSPSEMPSSVLGLGKRLTQVPHSTTCDGVSLGQVIQSTEGVGLGQVTRCTKNEGVDLGPVTYSMKSEDVSQIILGKGGVLKHLTQPKNVIQFSLSERSLKEIIQTTEGEGGSLEHVTKSMQRDTDVLDQVMKSVLSKCSESEQMSQCSLGKSDASDQGTQPVISLETEDQVQFVVSDYKSGRDIHLAQGNGTVSEQPKPLTKGMILTTGPRIQSAVGLKLELEEEVQMVGISFPLVQPNLRAIHRASKSKEQVKPILHQDVRSAWDKKSEQYLHLPLFGSRTSKQQMQPFKCQDVEFPNSTEKTGLEQQIFMTLTQNLSYIPGLYDSLHLDNGLGSHHDTCSLQDGSHLDPHSDKRDWPSLQTVRKRAKSCPGSPTERRKSNRSNHSNRVRFADSLGLELTEVRSFDSSEEPSVPAHVLASFATKDPTEHVRLVQSFKMEFTNPMDDENFNERLNSQKVCLEAVTESDLVIHGTILVLNLAYHKEVSVHYTCTEWKLFTDVSAQFEKSVEDKVDRFTFTLSPLIHMLQPGCSLQFAIKYIVEGVEFWDNNNSSNYRMTYQSLQVTLPSENEEKTVNLD